CCGACTTCGGTGTTGCCCGCCGGATCGACGACATCAGCGGGATCACCGCCACCAACATGGCCGTCGGCTCGATGGCCTACTCCGCCCCCGAGCAGCTGCTGGGGCAGGCGATGGACGGAGGGGCCGACCAATATGCCTTGGCGGCCAGTGCGTTTCAGCTCCTGGTCGGGCATTCGCCGTTCCACCATTCGAACCCCGCGGTGGTCATCAGCAAGCAACTCAACGAGCTCCCGCCGAGCCTGCGCACCATCCGCCCCGAACTGGCCCACCTGGATGAGGTGATGCTCAAGGGCATGGCCAAGGATCGGGATGGCCGGTACGGGCGGTGCGGCGATTTCGCGACAGCACTCGCTGACGCCAGGGCGACCACCCCGGTTGCCAAACGACCTCCCGCCGCCCAACCGGCGGCACCGCAACCGGTTGCCGCTGAGCCGCCGCGGATCATCTCAGCTCCGGCCTTCACCTCACCCGGGCCTCCGATTGTCAGCGCGCAGCACCACTCCCCCACCTGGTCGGGCCCCAGCCCGATCCCCCGGCGCCCCGAGAAGCACAGCGCGGCAAGGGTTGTGGTGCCGATCGTGCTGGCAGTGCTGCTGGTGTGCGCCGTCGGCTTCGCGATCAGCCAGTTTGTCCGCGCCACTCCGACGGCGCGAGACACCCCGTCCTGGCAGCCGTATGTCGAGGCCGCCGAGACCTTCGCGCTGCACACCGTCACCGTCAGCGCCGACACCGTGGACACCGATCTCGCGATGATCATGGACGGCGCCACCGACGAGTTCCGGGCCGATCTGCAGAACCAGGCGCCTCAGATCAAACGCAAGGCCCAGGAATTGGGCGTCAAGACCGACGGAACCGTCACCGGAGCGGGCGTCGAATCATTGTTCTCGGATGAAGCGGTCGTGCTGGTCACCGTCGACACCAAGGTAACCGTCACGACCAATCGGGTCGGCGTCGTTTCTCTGCAGCGGGTCAGGGTCACGGTGGAGCATGTCGACGGCAGCTACAAGGCCTCGAAGCTGGAGTTCGTGAACTGATGCGGACACGGACGCGCGGTTGGACATCGCTGATCATCGCCCTCGTCGTCGGGGTCGTCGTGGCTTCCGGCCTGGGGTTCTGGCAGCTGTCGGTCAAGGGCCAGCCGGCGCCGGCACCCATCGCCGACGACGATCATGCCCGTGAGCAGGTCACCGGTTTCGTGGCCACCAATGTGGTCAAGATGCTGAGCTTCACTCCCACGACCAGCCGGGCCGAAATCGATGCGGTCACCGAACTGCTGACCGGCCCGGCGGTCGACGAGTACCGGAAGACGATCCGCGCGAAGGCCGACAACGTCACGCAGTCCGCGACGGTCCGCAACACCGGGGTGGAGTCGCTGACGGCCGACGACGCCGAAGTGGTGGCATTCGTCGACCAGACAAGCGAGACCACGGGCAACGACCAGTCGACCAAGGACGCGCTGGCCTACCGGGTCAGCCTCACCCGCGTCGACGGCGACTGGCGGATCTCCGAACTCGAACCGCTGTAGCGGCTACTGCGCGGGTGGCGCGCCGTGGAAGACCGCCTCGACGTTGTTGCCGTCGGGATCGCGGACGAAGGCGCCGAAGTAACCCGGGTGGTACTCGGGCCACAGCCGCGGCGCGTGCAGCGACTCGGCACCCAGCTTGAGCGCGGCGTCGTAGAACGCCGTGACGGCGTCCACGTCCGCGGCCTGGAAGGCGACATGGATCTCCCGGTTAGGCCCGCCGGCATCGCCTGCGCTGGCGTCGGCGATCCAGAAGTCCGGATGCCCGTCGGTGCCGTAGCCGATGGCCACGCCGTAGTCCATCTGCCGGCTGTAGCCCAGCACGCCCAGCACGGTGTCGTAGAACTGGGAGGCCTTGGTGAAGTCGGTGCAGTTGATACCGAAGTGATCGATCACCGCCTGATCTTGGCACGGCCCACCGACAACACCTCGAATTTCGGCGCACCCCATAGGCATACGCGGTTGATCGTCGTAGGTTAGTTAGATGAGCTACGACCTGTGCATCCGCGGCGGGACCATTGTCGACGGTCTGGGCGGCGAACCGTACGTGGGCGACGTCGCGGTGCGCGATGGAGTGATCGCCGCAATCGGTTCCGTGGCCGGGACGGCCGAACGCGAGATCGACGCCACCGGGTTGTTGGTCACCCCGGGTTTCGTCGATCTGCACACGCACTACGACGGTCAGGCGATCTGGTCGGACCGGCTCAATCCGTCCTCGGCGCACGGGGTCACCACCGCGGTGATGGGTAACTGCGGTGTCGGGTTCGCGCCCTGCCGCCCAGACGATCACGACGTGCTCGTCGATGTGATGGCCGGCGTGGAGGACATTCCGGGGGTCGTCATGGTCGACGGGCTGCCCTGGACGTGGGAGACGTTCCCCGAGTTCCTCGATGCCCTGTCCTCGCGCCGCCTGGACATCGACGTGGCCGCGTTCCTACCGCACTCCCCGCTGCGGGTGTACGTGATGGGCCGGCGCGGCGTGGACCGAGAACCGGCCACCACCGAGGATCTGGCACTCATGCGCAAGCTTGCCGCCGAGGCCGTGACCTGCGGCGCGCTGGGGTTCGCCTCGTCCCGTCTGACGATCCACAAGACCGAGAGCGGCAAGCCGATTCCCAGTTATGACGCCGGCTACGCGGAGATCGAGGCGATCGCCCGTGGGGTCGACGACGCCGGTGGCGGCCTGATCCAGTTCGTCCCCGATCTGGTCGCCGGCGACTACGAACCGGCGCTGCAGACGGTGTTCGACGTGGCCGCCGACGTGGGGTTGCCCGTCACGTTCACATTGGCGATCGGCAATGCCGGGCCGCCGTTCTTCGAGGACGCGCTGCGCATGGTGGAGAAGGCGAACACCGACGGCGGCAACATCACCGCGCAGATCTTCCCCCGCCCGATCGGACTGGTGCTCGGCCTTGAGCTGTCGGGCAACCCGTTCGTCCTCTACCCCAGCTACCGCGAGATCGCCCACCTGCCGCTCGCCGAGCGTGTCGCCGAGATGCGCAAACCCGAAGTCCGCCAACGGATTCTGGGCGATTCCGCGGCCAGCGACGGACATCCGCTGATGTTCGCCGTCCAGGCCTGGGACTACATGTATCCGCTGGGCGAGCAGCCCGATTACGAGCCCGACCCGTCGAACTCGATCGGTGCCCGGGCCCGGGCTCGCGGCGTCGACCCGCTCGAGGAGGCCTACGACCGCCTGCTCGACGACGACGGGCACGCCATGCTGCTGGTCACGCTGGCCAACTTCCGCGACAACTCCCTCGACACCGTCGCCGAGTTGATCCGGCGCGACGACGTCATCCTGGGTCTCGGCGATGGAGGCGCGCATTACGGCATGATCTGCGACGCGAGCTTCCCGACCTACCTGCTGACGCACTGGGTACGCGACCGGGGTGCGGGCACGCTGCGCGTCGCCGACGCCGTCCGGGAGCTGACCTCGGTACCTGCGCGTGTCGCCGGGCTGGCCGATCGTGGACGAATTGCGTTGGGCTACAAGGCCGATCTCAATGTCATCGACCATGCGGCACTGCGGTTGCACCGGCCGGTCGTCGCCTACGACCTCCCCGGGGGCGGGCGCCGCCTTGACCAGTCCGCGGACGGTTATGTCGCGACCGTGGTGTCCGGGGAGATCATCGCCGAGAACGGGGTCCCGACGGACGCGCGCCCCGGACGTCTGGTCCGCGGCAGACAACCTGCACCCATGTGACAGGTCCGCCACGACGGGGCGCCAACAGAACTATTCTCACGTCATGAGCGTGAAAGTGGATCTCAACCAGCTGGCCGACAAGCTGGCGGACTACACGTTCGCCTACCTCGTCACGGTCGACGACAACTACCACGCACACACTGTCGCGGTGGAGCCTCACCTGGTCAACGGCGTCATTCATGTGGGCCCGGTCGGTGGGCACACCCGCAGAAACCTCGCCTCTCACGAGCACGCGACGCTGGTCTGTCCGCCACGTCAGCCCGGCGGGTATTCACTGATCGTCGACGGCCGGGGTCAGGCCGGCACGGCCGGCGACGAGACGCATCAGATCGTGCCCAGCCGCGCGGTGCTGCATCGCAAGGCGGCGCAGCCCGGACCACCTGGTCAGTGCGACAGCGACTGCATCGTCTTGTCGGAGAACTGACCTCGCCGTTCCTCGCCGAGCGTGGCGCTCATGCCCGCAATTCCGCCAAAAAACGTGCATAAGGCCCACACTCGTCATCAAATCGGGCAACCGGCGGCCCGCAGCTTGGCCCGCACGCGATCGATCACGATGTGCGGCCGGGACATCATCTCCGCGCTGACCCGGACGACCGACCAACCGGCCTCCTCCAGCAACGCGATGCGGTCGATGTCCCAGGATCGCTGGCGCCGGTCGGTCCAGTGCTGAACGCCGTCGTATTCGACCGCGACCTTCCATTCCCGCCATCCCATGTCGACGCGGATGTGCAGTTCATGAAACTCGATCTGGGTCTCGGGAGTCGGCAAGCCGGCACCAACGACGATCAGCCGCAGCCTGCTCTCCTGAGGAGACTCGGCACCACCATCGAGCAAGGGCAACACCGAACGTAGCCGCGCGACACCTCTGGCGCCCGGGTGAGCCTCGGCCACGGCGAGTACATCGGCGGGCTTGATGTCGGTGGCGTTGAGCAGAGCATCCACGAGTGGGACGGCGACTTCACAACGGTATGACCGACCGAGGTCGAACGCTGTGCGGGCCGGGCTGGTCAGATCCATCCCGGCGACCGTGCACATCTCGGTGGGGCTGAGTGTCCACGAGTGCACGACCATCCCCGCGGGCATGCGTCGGTCGGCGCGGATGATTTCCGCGGGCCTGTCCGGGTTCAACCACTTGGTGCCCAGTACGGCGGCGGCCGAGGTTCCGGCAAGCGTCGCACCGGTGGACAGCCAGGCCGCCTGAGCTCTGATCCGGGCGGTCAGCTCAAGATCGCGCCTGACGTACACATCCCGATAGAGCGCGACGTGATCGCGGGCCAGCCGGCGTCGGGTCAACTCACCGCGGCGTACCGCGGCACTTCCGATGAAGGGTTCCATGCCCGCAGGCTGGGTGCCCGCACCGACGAGCGTGGCGCCCGTGCACGGAAACTCGGCAATCCCTGTGCACAGACGCCACGCTGGGGACAAAAACGAAAAAGCCCCGGCGCGCAGAGCGCACCGGGGCTTCCTCGTAAGCAGGACTTAGAAGTCCATACCGCCCATGCCACCGGTCGGGTCGGCCGCGGGGGCCGCCTTCTCCGGCTTGTCGGCGACGACGGCCTCGGTGGTGAGGAACAGCGCCGCGATGGACGCCGCGTTCTGCAGCGCCGAGCGGGTGACCTTGACCGGGTCGGCAACGCCGGCGGCCAGCAGGTCCTCGTACTCACCGGTCGCGGCGTTCAGGCCGTGACCCGCGGGCAGGTTCGACACCTTCTCGGCGACGACGCCCGGCTCCAGACCACCGTTGAAGGCGATCTGCTTCAGCGGGGCCGACAGCGAGACGCGCACGATGTTGGCGCCGGTGGCCTCATCGCCGGTGAGCGACAGCTCCTCCAGCGACGGAGCCGACTGCAGCAGGGCCACGCCACCACCGGCGACGATGC
This genomic window from Mycolicibacterium neworleansense contains:
- a CDS encoding serine/threonine-protein kinase, which translates into the protein MPLNTGDVFAGYTIQRLLGSGGMGEVYLAQHPRLPRQDALKIMPASLTSDAQYRDRFNREADIAASLWHPHIVGLHDRGEYEGQLWIAMDYVDGTDAARYVREHHPGGMPLREAVEIVTAIAEALDYAHERGLLHRDVKPANILLGSPEAARRRILLADFGVARRIDDISGITATNMAVGSMAYSAPEQLLGQAMDGGADQYALAASAFQLLVGHSPFHHSNPAVVISKQLNELPPSLRTIRPELAHLDEVMLKGMAKDRDGRYGRCGDFATALADARATTPVAKRPPAAQPAAPQPVAAEPPRIISAPAFTSPGPPIVSAQHHSPTWSGPSPIPRRPEKHSAARVVVPIVLAVLLVCAVGFAISQFVRATPTARDTPSWQPYVEAAETFALHTVTVSADTVDTDLAMIMDGATDEFRADLQNQAPQIKRKAQELGVKTDGTVTGAGVESLFSDEAVVLVTVDTKVTVTTNRVGVVSLQRVRVTVEHVDGSYKASKLEFVN
- a CDS encoding N-acyl-D-amino-acid deacylase family protein, with product MSYDLCIRGGTIVDGLGGEPYVGDVAVRDGVIAAIGSVAGTAEREIDATGLLVTPGFVDLHTHYDGQAIWSDRLNPSSAHGVTTAVMGNCGVGFAPCRPDDHDVLVDVMAGVEDIPGVVMVDGLPWTWETFPEFLDALSSRRLDIDVAAFLPHSPLRVYVMGRRGVDREPATTEDLALMRKLAAEAVTCGALGFASSRLTIHKTESGKPIPSYDAGYAEIEAIARGVDDAGGGLIQFVPDLVAGDYEPALQTVFDVAADVGLPVTFTLAIGNAGPPFFEDALRMVEKANTDGGNITAQIFPRPIGLVLGLELSGNPFVLYPSYREIAHLPLAERVAEMRKPEVRQRILGDSAASDGHPLMFAVQAWDYMYPLGEQPDYEPDPSNSIGARARARGVDPLEEAYDRLLDDDGHAMLLVTLANFRDNSLDTVAELIRRDDVILGLGDGGAHYGMICDASFPTYLLTHWVRDRGAGTLRVADAVRELTSVPARVAGLADRGRIALGYKADLNVIDHAALRLHRPVVAYDLPGGGRRLDQSADGYVATVVSGEIIAENGVPTDARPGRLVRGRQPAPM
- a CDS encoding VOC family protein, giving the protein MIDHFGINCTDFTKASQFYDTVLGVLGYSRQMDYGVAIGYGTDGHPDFWIADASAGDAGGPNREIHVAFQAADVDAVTAFYDAALKLGAESLHAPRLWPEYHPGYFGAFVRDPDGNNVEAVFHGAPPAQ
- a CDS encoding endonuclease domain-containing protein → MEPFIGSAAVRRGELTRRRLARDHVALYRDVYVRRDLELTARIRAQAAWLSTGATLAGTSAAAVLGTKWLNPDRPAEIIRADRRMPAGMVVHSWTLSPTEMCTVAGMDLTSPARTAFDLGRSYRCEVAVPLVDALLNATDIKPADVLAVAEAHPGARGVARLRSVLPLLDGGAESPQESRLRLIVVGAGLPTPETQIEFHELHIRVDMGWREWKVAVEYDGVQHWTDRRQRSWDIDRIALLEEAGWSVVRVSAEMMSRPHIVIDRVRAKLRAAGCPI